A single region of the Populus nigra chromosome 2, ddPopNigr1.1, whole genome shotgun sequence genome encodes:
- the LOC133682340 gene encoding succinate dehydrogenase subunit 5, mitochondrial, translated as MEKMGALRTIYRAACLGSSRSAAISQSQLRHHLASRSLFTVSAPSVSTTPKRIPCDFRSPFAMSLGSSRSFSEDVTHFPDIKDPEILNVFKDLMATNWDELPNAVVSDAKKALSKNTDDKVGQEILKNVFRAAEAVEEFGGKIMSLKMELDDIIGLSGENVKPLPELHANAIRTFYQRYAAYLDSFGPGEGYLRKKVETELGSRMIYLKMRCCGLGAEWGKVTVLGTSGLAGSYVEQRA; from the exons atggagaAGATGGGAGCACTGAGAACTATATACAGGGCAGCCTGCCTTGGATCTTCGCGTTCTGCTGCTATTAGCCAAAGCCAGCTCCGTCACCACTTGGCTTCTCGATCTCTTTTCACTGTCTCTGCGCCTTCAGTTTCAACTACTCCCAAACGCATCCCTTGCG ATTTCAGGTCTCCTTTTGCAATGAGCCTAGGAAGTTCACGATCTTTTAGCGAGGATGTAACTCACTTTCCTGACATTAAAGATcctgaaattttaaatgttttcaaggaCTTGATGGCTACAAATTGGGATGAGCTCCCTAATGCAGTTGTCAGTGATGCAAAGAAAGCATTGTCTAAAAACACTGATGACAAGGTTGGCCAGGAGATCCTGAAGAATGTTTTCCGTGCAGCTGAAGCTGTTGAAGAATTTGGTGGTAAGATCATGTCTCTGAAAATGGAACTTGATGACATCATTGGATTGAGTGGCGAG AATGTAAAACCTTTGCCAGAGTTGCATGCTAATGCAATTCGTACTTTTTATCAACGGTATGCTGCGTATTTGGACTCATTTGGGCCTGGTGAAGGTTATTTGAGGAAGAAAGTAGAGACAGAGTTGGGATCAAGGATGATATACTTAAAGATGAGATGCTGCGGCCTTGGTGCTGAGTGGGGGAAG GTTACGGTTCTTGGCACTTCTGGGCTTGCTGGCTCTTATGTTGAGCAAAGAGCTTAG
- the LOC133682341 gene encoding uncharacterized protein LOC133682341, which produces MSVFYHEEPPNHSKKCKFLAATLKDVFSNCSACGGQISTPGPEEEYPTTDVDDDQEIIVSEIRSRAMEKLRHKPFVFTDSFSWVYSPMTGELFATPKAVQQNEEGDSSEDENDDAREEFFSVGSCLSCCSSALSREVFVSAKTISSPCSSLNGFEFPDFPKRSIIQEFCCHCQGWPFGLCRKAVLLPPLPKSPSESWSWRKGARIVKIT; this is translated from the exons ATGAGTGTCTTTTACCATGAAGAGCCACCAAATCATTCTAAGAAGTGCAAATTCCTTGCTGCAACTTTAAAGGATGTGTTTTCGAATTGCAGCGCTTGTGGTGGACAGATTTCAACTCCAGGCCCGGAGGAAGAGTATCCAACTACTGACGTTGATGATGACCAGGAA ATTATTGTTTCAGAAATTCGAAGCCGGGCAATGGAGAAGTTGAGGCACAAACCCTTTGTTTTCACTGACAGCTTTTCCTGGGTATACTCTCCGATGACAGGAGAATTGTTTGCAACTCCGAAGGCTGTTCAACAAAACGAGGAGGGTGACAGCAGCGAGGATGAAAATGATGATGCAAGAGAGGAATTTTTCTCTGTTGGGAGTTGTTTATCCTGCTGTTCGAGTGCTTTGAGCAGGGAAGTATTTGTTTCTGCCAAGACAATCTCCTCTCCATGTTCAAGCCTCAACGGGTTTGAGTTTCCAGATTTTCCAAAGCGTTCGATAATCCAGGAGTTCTGCTGTCACTGTCAGGGATGGCCATTTGGTCTATGCAGGAAGGCTGTGTTACTTCCACCTTTGCCCAAATCCCCTTCTGAATCTTGGTCCTGGCGTAAGGGTGCAAGGATTGTCAAGATAACTTAA
- the LOC133682343 gene encoding uncharacterized protein LOC133682343 isoform X2: protein MGSGEGRTHWSVFEGVRSMASSTPETLMAEIDTAIGKLEYSRATALLDSPPPTPTNTSRTSMSSDSGANPQYDVKMADGAYRAGCASLAAGKLDEALQYLNVSLSKCPPDKTSAVAKLQSLISLTSQQLQKLPT from the coding sequence ATGGGTTCCGGAGAAGGGAGAACTCACTGGAGCGTTTTTGAGGGAGTGAGAAGCATGGCCTCATCAACCCCAGAAACTCTCATGGCTGAAATCGACACTGCTATCGGCAAATTGGAATACAGCCGTGCCACTGCACTTCTCGACTCTCCACCACCAACACCCACCAACACATCAAGAACTAGCATGAGCTCCGATTCAGGTGCAAATCCTCAATACGATGTCAAAATGGCAGATGGGGCTTACAGGGCAGGCTGTGCATCCTTGGCTGCAGGGAAACTTGATGAGGCTCTTCAATATTTGAACGTCTCTCTCTCGAAATGTCCTCCTGATAAAACCTCTGCTGTTGCCAAGCTTCAGTCTCTTATTTCTCTTACTTCACAGCAACTCCAGAAATTGCCCACTTGA
- the LOC133682343 gene encoding uncharacterized protein LOC133682343 isoform X1, whose protein sequence is MLHWKNSIRETYYDVLSVKEDASYVEIRTSYRSAILNYHPDKLQNTRQASDPEDESDDRFMKVQKAWEILGNSMSRAVYDSKLRALRQDTEVSEDISLEEMMVEDNGEIFEMFYQCQCGDYFSIDSSEFEKMGYTLLRDECHISIEKPDALPASVVLPCGSCSLQVRLLINADIKVPIGDNL, encoded by the coding sequence ATGCTTCATTGGAAGAATTCAATCCGAGAAACCTACTATGATGTTTTGTCTGTAAAAGAAGATGCTAGTTATGTAGAAATCCGGACAAGCTACCGATCTGCCATACTCAATTATCATCCTGATAAATTGCAAAATACACGTCAGGCGTCTGATCCTGAAGATGAATCGGATGATAGATTTATGAAGGTGCAGAAGGCTTGGGAAATCCTTGGGAACTCCATGTCCCGTGCAGTTTATGATAGCAAGCTGCGAGCTTTGAGGCAAGACACTGAAGTTTCAGAAGATATCAGTTTAGAGGAAATGATGGTTGAAGACAACGGAGAAATCTTTGAGATGTTTTACCAGTGCCAATGTGGTGATTATTTTTCCATTGATTCATCGGAGTTTGAGAAAATGGGATACACGTTATTGAGGGATGAGTGCCATATATCAATCGAGAAACCCGATGCTTTGCCAGCATCAGTTGTTCTTCCTTGTGGTTCTTGTTCACTACAAGTTCGTCTTTTGATTAATGCAGACATTAAGGTACCGATCGGTGATAATTTGTAA
- the LOC133682339 gene encoding uncharacterized protein LOC133682339, which translates to MARGVKWGCSYKRSTLIVCSINIVVALYVLRSLYASLYLYSNSDFNKVVKYTPDQVRKMEESIRIRRAKEPLELVKIVKELKEEFNRGEMVAGLPKEVTDRITDEILQRLRSLNANANISEQRDAIESWRKEKLQEVKQLVHGTGGLNSSILKQEAGMLERALESDWAVLSENIGLWVPAEIIHQEHNDKPEGEEDPEEEVLPGRPLSPECHAELHTDYGGVAVRWGLTHHKESAADCCQACLDQAKYAKPGEKKCNIWVYCPSETGCYSPDIYQHKNQECWLKHAEKPKLNFKDKYSDSFRDSHPNAPLIVPWVSGVVSA; encoded by the exons atgGCAAGAGGAGTGAAATGGGGATGTTCGTATAAGAGAAGCACACTCATTGTTTGCTCTATTAACATTGTTGTTGCTCTCTATGTTCTTCGGTCTCTCTATGCTTCCCTTTATCTTTACTCCAATAGTGATTTTAACAAAG TTGTAAAGTATACGCCAGATCAGGTTAGGAAAATGGAGGAATCAATTCGGATTCGAAGAGCGAAAGAACCTTTAGAGCTTGTTAAAATT GTGAAGGAACTCAAGGAGGAGTTTAACAGAGGAGAAATGGTGGCTGGATTACCGAAAGAGGTTACGGACAGGATAACTGATGAGATTCTGCAGAGATTGAGAAGCTTGAATGCAAATGCTAATATCAGTGAGCAGAGAG ATGCCATTGAAAGCTGGCGCAAAGAAAAACTGCAAGAGGTCAAACAGTTGGTCCATGGAACAGGGGGGCTGAACTCTTCTATTTTGAAACAGGAAGCTG GTATGCTAGAAAGAGCCTTGGAGTCTGATTGGGCTGTGCTGTCAGAAAACATTGGCCTTTGGGTTCCTGCTGAAATAATTCACCAGGAACACAATGATAAGCCTGAGGGTGAAGAAGATCCTG agGAAGAGGTTCTGCCTGGCAGGCCGTTGTCACCTGAATGCCATGCTGAGCTTCATACTGATTATGGTGGTGTTGCTGTTAGATGGGGCCTTACCCACCATAAGGAAAGTGCAGCTGACTGCTGTCAAGCTTGCTTAGATCAGGCAAAATATGCTAAGCCTGGTGAAAAGAAATGCAACATATGGGTCTATTGCCCATCGGAGACGGGGTGCTATTCACCAGATATCTATCAACATAAAAATCAGGAGTGCTGGCTAAAACAT GCCGAAAAGCCTAAACTGAATTTCAAGGATAAGTATTCTGACTCATTTAGAGATTCCCACCCAAATGCGCCGTTAATTGTTCCCTGGGTTTCTGGTGTTGTTAGTGCGTGA
- the LOC133682853 gene encoding uncharacterized protein LOC133682853, giving the protein MWGFGGKCYWGRREMNREGIVVVFPWMSSQERHVKTYVDLYGSLGWNSLVCHSQFFNMFFPEKAETLAFDMLNGLLEELKIRPCPIVLASFSGGPKACMYKVLQIIEGKCEVQLNPDDHQLVRDCISGHIYDSSPVDFTSDLGRRFVVHPSVLKMSHPPRMLSWMTNGICSSLDALFLNRFESQRAEYWQTLYSSVSMGGPYLILCSENDDLAPYQVICNFAQRLKELGGDVKLLKMNDSPHVGHYRSYPVDYNAAVTELLDKAAAIYSQRIQRLEGERMGFEGTHDEISEPISDLRKAAANPHHSFRGVSIAPSDHFFMPSSVEYYEGRDVGSLQDEHKENLVHLRTPPTINPDGVLGQILFDVCIPKNVEGWDIRSSASLSRHPFNPTRRHAPFNPMKCIRRSRL; this is encoded by the exons ATGTGGGGATTTGGAGGTAAGTGTTATTGGGGGAGAAGGGAAATGAATAGAGAAGGGATAGTGGTGGTTTTCCCTTGGATGTCTAGTCAAGAAAGACATGTGAAAACTTATGTTGACCTTTATGGGTCTCTTGGTTGGAATTCCCTTGTTTGTCACTCCCAGTTCTTCaatat GTTCTTTCCGGAGAAGGCTGAAACTTTAGCATTTGACATGCTCAACGGACTTCTTGAG gaGCTAAAGATAAGGCCATGCCCTATAGTCCTTGCATCCTTTTCTGGTGGTCCCAAAGCTTGCATGTACAAGGTTCTCCAG ATCATTGAGGGAAAGTGTGAAGTACAACTGAATCCG GATGACCATCAGCTGGTCAGAGATTGTATCTCAGGCCATATCTATGATTCTAGTCCAGTGGATTTTACGAGTGATCTGGGGAGACGATTTGTTGTTCACCCATCTGTTCTCAAAATGTCTCATCCACCAAGAATGCTGTCTTGGATGACAAATGGAATTTGTAGCAGTCTTGATGCTCTCTTCCTCAACAGATTTGAATCACAGCGTGCTGAGTATTGGCAGACTCTCTACTCCTCTGTT AGCATGGGGGGTCCATATCTAATTTTGTGCTCAGAGAATGACGATCTTGCTCCTTATCAAGTCATTTGCAATTTCGCTCAAAGACTAAAAGAACTTGGTGGTGATGTAAAGCTTCTGAAAATGAATGACTCTCCGCATGTAG GTCATTATCGATCTTATCCTGTTGACTACAACGCTGCTGTGACTGAGCTCCTTGATAAGGCAGCTGCAATTTATTCCCAAAGAATTCAACGACTTGAAGGAGAAAGGATGGGCTTTGAGGGGACACATGATGAGATATCTGAGCCAATCAGTGACCTGAGGAAAGCAGCTGCCAATCCACACCATAGTTTTCGGGGAGTTAGTATTGCACCAAGTGATCATTTCTTTATGCCAAGCTCAGTAGAGTATTATGAGGGTAGAGATGTTGGGTCCTTGCAAGATGAGCACAAGGAGAATTTGGTTCATTTGCGAACCCCTCCAACTATCAATCCGGATGGAGTTCTTGGTCAAATCCTGTTCGACGTCTGCATTCCCAAGAATGTTGAAGGTTGGGATATAAGGTCATCAGCTTCCTTGAGCAGACACCCATTTAATCCCACCCGAAGGCATGCTCCATTTAATCCAATGAAATGCATACGCCGTTCAAGACTGTAA
- the LOC133681723 gene encoding B3 domain-containing protein At5g42700-like isoform X1, producing the protein MVAKISEYEESRRKRMEENKKRMEALNLHKLSQALKISTPTKSSPMKRSKPRVVEKQMVVVRRSSRVANKPAPFFKEVVLDRVVIPRRISKARDLSNRVYATDEARAKAMEKAEKLQSDLGSDYPIFIKSMLQSHVTGGFWLGLPVDFCRRTLPRRDDVITLIDEEADEYQVIYLARKNGLSGGWKGFAVAHGLLDGDAVVFQLIKPTTCKVVYIIRVNGSEQGNSV; encoded by the exons ATGGTGGCAAAGATATCAGAATATGAAGAAAGTCGCCGAAAGAGAATGGAAGAGAACAAGAAAAGAATGGAAGCCCTCAATCTCCACAAGCTTTCTCAAGCTCTTAAAATTTCCACCCCTACCAAATCCTCTCCG ATGAAACGCTCAAAACCTCGAGTAGTCGAGAAACAAATGGTTGTGGTTAGGAGGTCCAGTCGTGTCGCGAACAAGCCTGCTCCTTTCTTTAAAGAA gTTGTTCTTGATCGAGTGGTGATACCAAGAAG GATTTCCAAGGCAAGAGATTTGTCAAACCGGGTGTATGCTACTGATGAAGCCAGGGCAAAGGCTATGGAGAAAGCAGAAAAGTTACAATCTGATTTAGGATCTGACTATCCGATCTTTATAAAATCAATGCTTCAATCCCATGTTACTGGTGGATTTTGGCTG GGTCTTCCAGTCGACTTCTGCAGAAGGACCCTTCCAAGGCGAGACGATGTCATCACTTTGATAGATGAAGAGGCAGATGAGTATCAAGTTATATATTTAGCACGAAAGAATGGACTAAGTGGTGGATGGAAAGGGTTTGCCGTTGCTCATGGACTGCTAGATGGAGATGCTGTGGTTTTTCAGTTAATCAAGCCTACAACATGCAAGGTG GTATATATCATAAGGGTGAATGGTTCGGAACAGGGCAATAGTGTTTGA
- the LOC133681723 gene encoding B3 domain-containing protein At5g42700-like isoform X2, translating into MVAKISEYEESRRKRMEENKKRMEALNLHKLSQALKISTPTKSSPMKRSKPRVVEKQMVVVRRSSRVANKPAPFFKEVVLDRVVIPRRISKARDLSNRVYATDEARAKAMEKAEKLQSDLGSDYPIFIKSMLQSHVTGGFWLGLPVDFCRRTLPRRDDVITLIDEEADEYQVIYLARKNGLSGGWKGFAVAHGLLDGDAVVFQLIKPTTCKVYIIRVNGSEQGNSV; encoded by the exons ATGGTGGCAAAGATATCAGAATATGAAGAAAGTCGCCGAAAGAGAATGGAAGAGAACAAGAAAAGAATGGAAGCCCTCAATCTCCACAAGCTTTCTCAAGCTCTTAAAATTTCCACCCCTACCAAATCCTCTCCG ATGAAACGCTCAAAACCTCGAGTAGTCGAGAAACAAATGGTTGTGGTTAGGAGGTCCAGTCGTGTCGCGAACAAGCCTGCTCCTTTCTTTAAAGAA gTTGTTCTTGATCGAGTGGTGATACCAAGAAG GATTTCCAAGGCAAGAGATTTGTCAAACCGGGTGTATGCTACTGATGAAGCCAGGGCAAAGGCTATGGAGAAAGCAGAAAAGTTACAATCTGATTTAGGATCTGACTATCCGATCTTTATAAAATCAATGCTTCAATCCCATGTTACTGGTGGATTTTGGCTG GGTCTTCCAGTCGACTTCTGCAGAAGGACCCTTCCAAGGCGAGACGATGTCATCACTTTGATAGATGAAGAGGCAGATGAGTATCAAGTTATATATTTAGCACGAAAGAATGGACTAAGTGGTGGATGGAAAGGGTTTGCCGTTGCTCATGGACTGCTAGATGGAGATGCTGTGGTTTTTCAGTTAATCAAGCCTACAACATGCAAG GTATATATCATAAGGGTGAATGGTTCGGAACAGGGCAATAGTGTTTGA
- the LOC133681722 gene encoding B3 domain-containing protein At5g42700-like isoform X1, whose amino-acid sequence MAAKVTAYEESRRKRMEENKKRLEALNLYKLSRALKISTPTKSSPMKRSKPRVVEKQVVVVRRSNRIANKPAPFFKEAVLDRVVIPRRISKAVDLSNLVFATDEARAKALEKAEKLQSDLGSDYPTFVKSMLQSHVTSGFWLGCLPLDFCRRNLPRRGDFITLIDEDGDEYRVTYLARQNGLSGGWKGFAVAHGLLDGDAVVFQLIKPTTCKVVYIIRVNGSEQGNSL is encoded by the exons ATGGCGGCAAAGGTAACAGCATATGAAGAAAGTCGCCGAAAGAGAATGGAAGAGAACAAGAAAAGATTGGAAGCCCTCAATCTCTACAAGCTTTCTCGAGCTCTTAAAATTTCCACCCCTACCAAATCCTCTCCG ATGAAACGCTCAAAACCTCGAGTAGTCGAGAAACAAGTGGTTGTGGTTAGGAGGTCCAATCGTATCGCGAACAAGCCTGCTCCTTTCTTTAAAGAA gCTGTTCTTGATCGAGTGGTGATACCAAGAAG GATTTCCAAGGCAGTAGATTTGTCAAACCTGGTGTTTGCTACTGATGAAGCCAGGGCAAAGGCTTTGGAGAAAGCAGAAAAGTTACAATCTGATTTAGGATCTGACTATCCGACCTTTGTAAAATCAATGCTTCAATCCCATGTTACTAGTGGATTTTGGCTG GGGTGTCTTCCACTCGACTTCTGCAGAAGGAACCTTCCAAGGCGAGGCGATTTCATCACTCTGATAGATGAAGATGGAGATGAGTATCGAGTTACATATTTAGCACGACAGAATGGACTAAGTGGTGGATGGAAAGGGTTTGCCGTTGCTCATGGACTGCTAGATGGAGATGCTGTCGTTTTTCAGTTAATCAAGCCTACAACATGCAAGGTG GTATATATCATAAGGGTGAATGGCTCGGAACAGGGCAATAGTCTTTGA
- the LOC133681722 gene encoding B3 domain-containing protein At5g42700-like isoform X2, with the protein MAAKVTAYEESRRKRMEENKKRLEALNLYKLSRALKISTPTKSSPMKRSKPRVVEKQVVVVRRSNRIANKPAPFFKEAVLDRVVIPRRISKAVDLSNLVFATDEARAKALEKAEKLQSDLGSDYPTFVKSMLQSHVTSGFWLGCLPLDFCRRNLPRRGDFITLIDEDGDEYRVTYLARQNGLSGGWKGFAVAHGLLDGDAVVFQLIKPTTCKVYIIRVNGSEQGNSL; encoded by the exons ATGGCGGCAAAGGTAACAGCATATGAAGAAAGTCGCCGAAAGAGAATGGAAGAGAACAAGAAAAGATTGGAAGCCCTCAATCTCTACAAGCTTTCTCGAGCTCTTAAAATTTCCACCCCTACCAAATCCTCTCCG ATGAAACGCTCAAAACCTCGAGTAGTCGAGAAACAAGTGGTTGTGGTTAGGAGGTCCAATCGTATCGCGAACAAGCCTGCTCCTTTCTTTAAAGAA gCTGTTCTTGATCGAGTGGTGATACCAAGAAG GATTTCCAAGGCAGTAGATTTGTCAAACCTGGTGTTTGCTACTGATGAAGCCAGGGCAAAGGCTTTGGAGAAAGCAGAAAAGTTACAATCTGATTTAGGATCTGACTATCCGACCTTTGTAAAATCAATGCTTCAATCCCATGTTACTAGTGGATTTTGGCTG GGGTGTCTTCCACTCGACTTCTGCAGAAGGAACCTTCCAAGGCGAGGCGATTTCATCACTCTGATAGATGAAGATGGAGATGAGTATCGAGTTACATATTTAGCACGACAGAATGGACTAAGTGGTGGATGGAAAGGGTTTGCCGTTGCTCATGGACTGCTAGATGGAGATGCTGTCGTTTTTCAGTTAATCAAGCCTACAACATGCAAG GTATATATCATAAGGGTGAATGGCTCGGAACAGGGCAATAGTCTTTGA